The following proteins are encoded in a genomic region of Arachis ipaensis cultivar K30076 chromosome B02, Araip1.1, whole genome shotgun sequence:
- the LOC107627321 gene encoding uncharacterized protein LOC107627321 produces the protein MTTWKDLENNIDYEDEEDSDQEAQLCLMADHTDMDECKKDNEALRAENESLLEKNAETDYTSNENLNSARENLELSHVAAKNSDAEAIVDQDEPETSTQTKRLRKWKFLKNYPEEFIIGDPSKRMTTRSFLKRDESNNIALISKIEPQNIQEVLAGPSWVLAMTEKLQHFKKSHVWNLVSHSNGKKVTNFAKFMTSEFDMSIMGELTFFLGLQIKQIAKGIFVHQEKYAKEIVKKFGLECANIKLDKYEHARYVDETRYKEMIGFLMQQQRCNKREKRSRREEKRNGKEKEEGRTTPVGVTAAAPSCHAEKREVRSEKERESAGGRGRLLPQPSLFVLQPVATITDRH, from the exons ATGACAACATGGAAAGACTTGGAAAACAATATTGAttatgaagatgaagaagattcaGATCAAGAGGCTCAACTATGTTTAATGGCTGATCACACTGATATGGATGAG TGCAAGAAAGATAACGAAGCATTGAGAGCTGAAAATGAATCTTTATTAGAAAAG AATGCTGAGACAGATTATACAAGCAATGAAAATCTTAATTCTGCAAGAGAAAATTTAGAATTATCTCATGTCGCAGCAAAAAATTCTGATGCAGAGGCAATTGTGGATCAAGATGAACCTGAAACTTCAACCCAaaccaagaggctaagaaaaTGGAAGTTTCTAAAAAATTATCCAGAGGAATTCATAATTGGTGATCCCTCCAAAAGAATGACAACTAGATCATTTTTGAAAAGAGATGAATCTAACAATATAGCTCTTATCTCAAAGATTGAACCCCAAAATATCCAAGAAGTACTTGCTGGTCCTTCTTGGGTGTTAGCTATGACGGAGAAATTACAACATTTTAAAAAGAGTCATGTTTGGAACCTTGTGTCTCATTCAAATGGAAAGAAAGTTACGA ATTTTGCTAAGTTTATGAcgagtgaatttgacatgagcatAATGGGAGAGCTCACTTTCTTTCTCGGATTGCAGATTAAGCAAATTGCAAAGGGTATTTTTGTTCATCAAGAAAAATACGCCAAGGAAATTGTCAAGAAATTTGGACTAGAATGTGCCAACATCAAGCTAGACAAATATGAACATGCTAGATATGTAGATGAGACAAGATATAAGGAAATGATTGGTTTCTTAAT GCAGCAGCAACGCTGCaataagagagaaaagagaagcaGGAGGGAGGAGAAGAGAAACGGGAAGGAGAAGGAAGAGGGGAGAACGACGCCGGTGGGCGTCACTGCCGCCGCACCGTCGTGTCACGCAGAGAAGAGAGAAGTGAGAtccgagaaagagagagagagtgccGGTGGGAGAGGGAGACTGCTGCCACAGCCGTCGCTGTTCGTCCTCCAGCCCGTCGCCACCATCACGGATCGCCACTGA